A single window of Verrucomicrobiia bacterium DNA harbors:
- the ccsA gene encoding cytochrome c biogenesis protein CcsA, translating into MKILYKVMPWFFLALFASEVIAVLAPKPEGIYHVRDFGRLPVLMNGRVQPFDSVARNSLLQMRSTADLPLEMVPSWEFWHHPKKLKSTEWLLEVMTQPEQADERPIFLIHHPDLLGELKLQDKGVEKSGLRYYTFNQLKPLLPEIMAQAGKAETVDDQLRTPLQRQVLKLGNAVGLYQRLKFTLNPPGREDFAADLDLIQAAIEPGVAAVQAKEDGKTYDKDAFDKITSVFGEFKNLQEEPGAGTMYPLIIPPMRPAAAKDDWGNLGTGVTESIQAREIFAPMGWLASAAAAYHDGNPAAFNQAVSDYTQWLEKNLPAEMAKGRHEFFYNDLKAFLHAMIMYIFAFVLTAGGLLTFGVVPDLSEAFRRSAFYLILLAWVVHTSGLIFRMVLEGRPPVTNLYSSAIFIGWGACVLGLVLERVYKIGIGNAVASVAGFVTLLIAHNLAIGADTMEMMRAVLDTNFWLATHVVIVTLGYASTFVAGLLAVAYITLGMFTPILSRKAGAGNAEAVAPKSKKVSATATQPDIGKALAKMVYGIVCFATLFSFVGTVLGGIWADQSWGRFWGWDPKENGALLIVIWNATILHARWGGMVRERGLMNMAIFGNIVTSFSWFGVNMLGIGLHSYGFMDAAFHWLIAFVLSQVFLIVLGCLPRNMWRSFREPLTPGSGSVQGGKPISAAT; encoded by the coding sequence ATGAAAATACTCTATAAAGTAATGCCGTGGTTCTTCCTGGCCCTTTTCGCCAGCGAAGTCATCGCCGTACTCGCGCCGAAGCCCGAAGGCATTTATCACGTGCGCGATTTTGGGCGGCTGCCGGTGCTGATGAACGGGCGCGTGCAGCCGTTCGATTCCGTGGCGCGCAATTCGCTGTTGCAGATGCGCAGCACCGCCGACCTGCCGCTGGAAATGGTTCCGTCGTGGGAATTCTGGCATCATCCGAAGAAACTGAAATCCACCGAGTGGTTGCTGGAAGTGATGACGCAGCCGGAACAGGCGGACGAGCGGCCGATATTTTTGATTCATCATCCCGACCTGCTGGGCGAGTTGAAGCTTCAGGATAAGGGCGTGGAAAAATCCGGTTTGCGTTATTACACTTTCAACCAACTCAAACCGCTGCTGCCGGAAATCATGGCGCAGGCGGGCAAAGCGGAAACGGTGGATGATCAGTTGCGCACGCCGTTGCAACGGCAGGTGTTGAAACTGGGAAATGCAGTCGGGCTTTATCAGCGGTTGAAATTCACATTGAACCCGCCGGGACGCGAAGACTTTGCGGCGGACCTGGATTTGATCCAGGCGGCGATTGAGCCGGGTGTCGCGGCGGTGCAAGCGAAAGAGGATGGCAAGACTTATGACAAGGACGCGTTCGACAAAATCACGAGCGTGTTTGGCGAGTTCAAGAATTTGCAGGAAGAACCGGGCGCGGGAACGATGTATCCGCTAATCATTCCGCCGATGCGTCCGGCCGCGGCAAAAGATGACTGGGGCAATCTCGGCACGGGCGTCACGGAATCCATTCAGGCACGCGAAATATTTGCGCCGATGGGTTGGCTGGCGTCGGCTGCCGCCGCGTACCACGATGGCAACCCGGCGGCGTTCAATCAAGCAGTGTCCGATTATACGCAATGGCTCGAAAAAAATCTCCCCGCGGAAATGGCCAAAGGACGCCACGAATTTTTCTATAATGATCTCAAGGCGTTTTTGCATGCGATGATCATGTACATTTTTGCGTTCGTGTTGACGGCGGGTGGGTTGCTGACTTTCGGCGTGGTGCCGGATTTGTCGGAGGCATTTCGCCGCTCGGCGTTTTATTTGATTTTGCTGGCGTGGGTGGTGCATACGTCGGGATTGATTTTCCGCATGGTGCTTGAAGGGCGTCCGCCAGTGACGAATCTTTATTCGTCAGCGATTTTCATCGGCTGGGGCGCGTGCGTGCTGGGACTCGTGCTGGAACGGGTGTATAAGATTGGAATCGGGAATGCGGTGGCGTCGGTGGCGGGATTTGTGACGCTGTTGATCGCGCATAATCTGGCGATTGGCGCGGACACGATGGAGATGATGCGCGCGGTGTTGGACACGAATTTCTGGCTGGCCACGCACGTGGTGATCGTGACGCTGGGTTATGCTTCGACATTTGTGGCGGGTTTGCTGGCGGTGGCTTACATCACGCTCGGCATGTTCACGCCGATTCTTTCGCGGAAAGCCGGAGCGGGCAATGCGGAGGCGGTCGCGCCCAAATCCAAGAAAGTTTCCGCGACTGCGACGCAACCGGACATCGGCAAGGCGCTCGCCAAAATGGTTTATGGCATCGTTTGTTTTGCGACGTTGTTCAGTTTTGTGGGCACGGTGCTGGGCGGAATTTGGGCGGACCAATCGTGGGGACGGTTTTGGGGTTGGGACCCGAAGGAGAATGGCGCGTTGTTGATCGTGATTTGGAACGCGACGATTTTGCATGCGCGCTGGGGCGGCATGGTGCGCGAGCGCGGGCTGATGAACATGGCTATTTTTGGAAATATCGTGACGAGTTTTTCGTGGTTCGGCGTGAATATGCTCGGCATCGGTTTGCATTCGTACGGTTTCATGGACGCGGCGTTTCATTGGCTGATCGCGTTCGTGCTGAGCCAGGTTTTTCTGATCGTGCTCGGCTGCCTGCCGCGCAATATGTGGCGGAGTTTTCGCGAGCCGCTTACGCCGGGGTCCGGATCAGTCCAAGGCGGCAAGCCGATTTCGGCGGCGACTTGA
- a CDS encoding cytochrome c biogenesis protein ResB, producing the protein MVNRVVKFLCSLRLTVVLLCAGLVLIFVGTLAQVHEGLYAAQVRYFKSWYIWRPTIGDSTWPILLPGGYLLGGLLLVNLIVAHIKRFQFTTKKIGIQLIHLGLILLLLGQLLTDLLARESSMKLFEGTTRNYSEDFRANELVMVDSSDPKSDQIVSIPESLLARKGEIQNAALPVTIRVKNYWPNCDVEEMPPPMAVPVAADHGAYTNFSLLALPETAGDNDAVRSAALVEIVSGGKTFGTYLVPSKEQSPQTFSLDGKQYSLSFLFAPMMGGNLLAVSLAGDMGGASMATFPEDVLVKKGELKDEKLPFTIRVKNYWAKCQLFSRPGGNAIDVHANQGMLAGTIVTPEPTVTDTERRNFPGVVVELLNNQGSLGTWLLWATPENPGETISVGNKTYQMAFQFKRYYEPYTISLLKFNHDIYKGTDIPKNFSSRIRLVNPTDNEDREVLIKMNYPLRYRGITYYQASFDERMPKKPATVLQVVKNPGWLTPYLACIMIALGLIIQFMSHLIGFAVKRKNA; encoded by the coding sequence ATGGTTAATCGCGTCGTCAAATTTCTTTGTTCACTGCGGCTGACCGTGGTGCTGTTGTGCGCCGGGCTGGTGCTGATTTTTGTCGGCACACTCGCGCAGGTGCATGAAGGGCTTTATGCGGCGCAGGTGCGCTATTTCAAAAGCTGGTATATCTGGCGGCCTACCATCGGCGACAGCACCTGGCCGATTTTGCTGCCCGGCGGTTATTTGCTGGGCGGGTTGCTGCTGGTCAATTTGATCGTCGCGCACATCAAGCGGTTTCAATTCACGACGAAAAAAATCGGCATTCAGCTTATCCATCTGGGATTGATTTTGCTGCTGCTCGGGCAGTTGCTGACGGATTTGCTCGCGCGCGAAAGTTCCATGAAATTGTTCGAGGGCACGACGCGCAATTACTCCGAGGATTTTCGCGCGAATGAACTGGTGATGGTGGATTCATCCGACCCCAAGAGCGACCAGATTGTTTCGATTCCCGAATCATTGCTCGCGCGCAAGGGCGAAATCCAAAATGCCGCGCTGCCCGTGACGATTCGCGTGAAAAATTACTGGCCGAATTGCGATGTCGAAGAAATGCCGCCGCCGATGGCGGTTCCTGTGGCGGCGGATCATGGCGCGTACACGAATTTTTCGCTGCTGGCGTTGCCGGAAACGGCGGGTGACAACGATGCGGTGCGCTCGGCGGCGCTGGTGGAAATTGTTTCCGGCGGAAAAACTTTCGGAACGTATTTAGTGCCGAGCAAGGAACAAAGCCCGCAAACATTTTCGCTGGATGGCAAACAATATTCGCTTTCGTTTTTGTTCGCGCCGATGATGGGTGGTAATTTGCTGGCGGTTTCGCTGGCGGGCGATATGGGCGGCGCGAGCATGGCTACGTTTCCCGAAGATGTCCTGGTGAAGAAGGGGGAATTGAAGGACGAGAAATTGCCGTTCACGATTCGCGTGAAAAACTATTGGGCGAAGTGCCAGTTATTTAGTCGCCCGGGCGGGAACGCGATAGACGTGCATGCAAATCAGGGAATGCTGGCGGGCACGATCGTCACGCCGGAACCAACGGTGACGGATACTGAACGTCGCAATTTTCCCGGCGTGGTGGTCGAGTTGCTTAATAATCAGGGTTCGCTCGGGACGTGGCTGCTGTGGGCGACGCCGGAAAATCCGGGCGAAACCATCAGCGTGGGGAACAAGACTTATCAGATGGCGTTTCAATTCAAGCGCTATTATGAGCCTTACACCATCAGCCTGTTGAAATTCAACCACGACATTTATAAAGGCACGGACATCCCGAAGAATTTTTCCAGCCGCATCCGCCTGGTCAATCCGACGGACAACGAGGACCGTGAGGTGCTGATTAAGATGAACTATCCGTTGCGCTACCGGGGTATCACTTATTATCAGGCAAGTTTTGATGAGAGGATGCCGAAGAAACCGGCGACGGTGTTGCAAGTGGTGAAAAACCCGGGCTGGCTGACGCCTTATCTGGCGTGCATCATGATCGCTTTGGGGTTGATTATCCAGTTCATGTCTCATTTAATTGGATTTGCTGTGAAAAGGAAAAACGCATGA
- the rho gene encoding transcription termination factor Rho: MAKVSAKKAAKPKVPGKLKAAGRIPPDGLPFDGDGAPVDGVGSTPVSDPEPPQPPSQPAPMKLEPPTRPVEAHDEDERDEPARPPGKRDVIATSLNIAKLQAMTMSDLNQMAKDLGVENFGTMRKHEVIFHILQKNAERSGVLFSEGVLEVLTEGFGFLRSQSFNYLPCPEDIYVSPSQIRRFDLQTGNLVAGQIRPPKDKERFFALLKVEAVDTEEPDKAKDKTHFDNLTPLFPNRRFILETQPDELSTRVLDLVCPIGKGTRGLIVAPPRTGKTVLMQKLANAILKNDPGAYLFILLIDERPEEVTDMERSCKPAEVISSTFDEPPERHVQVAEMVIEKAKRMVEHKRDVVILLDSITRLARAYNTVQPHSGKILSGGVDANALHKPKRFFGAARNIEEGGSLTIIATALVDTGSRMDEVIFEEFKGTGNMEVHLDRHLVDRRIFPSINIELSGTRKEELLYHPDEYNKVVVLRRALTGVPPVEAMELMLNKLKKTGSNIEFLLGMGPVG; the protein is encoded by the coding sequence ATGGCTAAAGTCAGTGCAAAGAAGGCCGCGAAGCCCAAAGTTCCGGGCAAGCTCAAGGCGGCCGGAAGAATTCCTCCCGACGGTCTCCCATTTGATGGTGATGGCGCGCCGGTGGACGGCGTCGGTTCCACTCCCGTTTCCGATCCCGAACCTCCGCAGCCGCCGTCGCAGCCCGCGCCCATGAAGCTCGAACCTCCCACGCGGCCGGTCGAGGCTCATGACGAAGACGAGCGTGATGAACCTGCGCGTCCCCCCGGCAAGCGCGACGTCATCGCCACTTCGCTGAATATCGCGAAGCTCCAGGCGATGACCATGTCCGACCTGAACCAGATGGCGAAGGATTTGGGCGTGGAAAATTTCGGCACGATGCGCAAGCACGAAGTCATTTTTCATATCCTGCAAAAAAATGCCGAGCGCAGCGGTGTCCTCTTCTCCGAGGGCGTGCTGGAAGTGCTTACGGAAGGTTTCGGATTTTTGCGGTCGCAGAGTTTCAATTACCTGCCGTGCCCGGAAGACATTTACGTTTCGCCTTCGCAAATCCGCCGTTTCGATTTGCAGACGGGCAACCTGGTCGCCGGGCAAATCCGTCCGCCCAAGGACAAGGAGCGTTTTTTCGCGCTGCTGAAAGTTGAAGCGGTTGACACGGAAGAACCGGACAAGGCCAAGGACAAGACGCATTTTGATAATTTGACGCCGCTGTTTCCGAATCGCCGTTTTATTTTGGAGACGCAGCCGGACGAATTATCCACGCGCGTGCTGGATCTCGTTTGTCCGATCGGCAAAGGCACTCGCGGATTGATCGTCGCGCCGCCGCGCACGGGCAAGACGGTTTTGATGCAGAAGCTCGCCAATGCGATTTTGAAAAACGATCCCGGCGCGTATCTATTCATTCTGCTGATTGACGAACGCCCCGAGGAAGTGACGGACATGGAGCGGAGTTGCAAGCCCGCGGAAGTGATCAGTTCGACCTTCGACGAACCGCCCGAACGCCATGTGCAGGTCGCGGAAATGGTCATCGAAAAAGCCAAGCGCATGGTCGAGCACAAACGCGATGTCGTCATCCTGCTCGATTCTATTACGCGTCTCGCGCGCGCCTATAACACGGTGCAGCCGCACTCGGGAAAAATTCTTTCCGGCGGTGTGGACGCAAACGCGCTGCACAAACCCAAGCGCTTTTTTGGCGCGGCCCGCAATATTGAAGAAGGCGGTTCGCTCACGATCATTGCGACGGCGCTCGTGGACACCGGTTCGCGCATGGATGAAGTTATCTTTGAAGAGTTCAAGGGCACCGGCAACATGGAAGTGCATCTCGACCGCCATTTGGTGGACCGCCGCATTTTCCCTTCGATCAACATCGAGCTTTCCGGCACGCGCAAAGAGGAATTGCTCTATCACCCGGACGAGTACAACAAAGTCGTTGTCCTGCGCCGCGCGCTCACGGGCGTGCCGCCGGTTGAAGCGATGGAATTGATGCTCAATAAGCTCAAGAAAACCGGCAGCAATATTGAGTTCCTGCTGGGCATGGGGCCGGTGGGTTAA
- the rpiB gene encoding ribose 5-phosphate isomerase B encodes MKTILFVCTGNICRSPMAEGIFRHVMKGRRDIRVLSAGIGAMEGQAPSPYAVQAVKELGIDISRQRSRQLTGELVAEADYIFGMTHSHVDTVFLLYPQAAEKTFLLREFDDTLDIFEKDISDPIGGSYEVYMNCRDQIEQGIATLIRFVDQDQEVAAEEQEEFGERVTFALGADHAGFALKETLKNYLLDEGVSLVDLGTHSTASTDYPDYALAVGQSLLSHRAELGILVCSTGAGICMSANKIPGIRAAQVFSEPMASLARQHNDANVICLGANVTPPELAKKIVDAFRSAHFEGGRHERRVNKMENIASYNELGLKAVDPEIADAIDLELHRQQENIELIASENFTSPAVMEAQGSVLTNKYAEGYPKKRWYGGCENVDTVEQLAINRARKLFGAEHANVQPHSGSGANMAVYFAFLKPGDKMLTMDLTHGGHLTHGNKANFSGKFFEIVHYGVNKENERIDYDQLARMAREHRPKMITVGASAYPRIIDFERMGAIAREVGALMLADIAHIAGLVATGLHPSPIEHADFVTTTTHKTLRGPRGGLILCKERYAKEIDSQAFPGIQGGPLMHVIAAKAVCFHEALQPAFRNYQQQIVRNAAALAEGMRRNSYRLVSGGTDNHLMLVDVGARGLTGKDCQIILDEAGITVNKNTIPFETRSPFQASGIRLGTPAVTTRGMKEPEMAAIADMISEVLMDIKNVDTVAKVRQRVHELTARFPLPY; translated from the coding sequence ATGAAAACCATCCTTTTCGTCTGCACTGGAAATATTTGCCGCAGCCCCATGGCTGAAGGCATCTTTCGCCATGTGATGAAGGGCCGCCGCGACATCCGCGTGCTGTCGGCGGGCATCGGCGCGATGGAAGGACAGGCTCCCAGCCCGTACGCGGTGCAGGCGGTCAAGGAATTGGGCATAGATATTTCCCGGCAACGCAGCCGCCAGCTTACCGGCGAGTTGGTCGCTGAAGCGGATTATATTTTTGGAATGACTCACAGTCATGTGGATACAGTTTTTCTATTGTATCCGCAGGCGGCGGAAAAAACTTTTTTGCTTCGCGAGTTCGACGACACGCTGGATATTTTCGAGAAGGACATCAGCGATCCCATCGGTGGTTCGTACGAGGTCTATATGAATTGCCGCGACCAGATCGAGCAGGGGATTGCGACCTTGATCCGGTTTGTGGACCAGGACCAGGAAGTAGCGGCGGAAGAGCAGGAGGAATTTGGCGAGCGCGTCACTTTCGCGCTGGGCGCGGACCATGCCGGATTTGCGCTCAAGGAAACGCTGAAAAATTATTTGCTTGATGAAGGCGTCAGCCTCGTGGATTTGGGCACGCATTCGACGGCGTCCACCGATTATCCCGATTACGCGTTAGCGGTGGGGCAAAGTTTGCTTTCGCACCGGGCCGAACTGGGTATTCTGGTTTGCAGCACCGGAGCGGGCATCTGCATGTCCGCCAATAAGATTCCCGGCATTCGTGCCGCGCAGGTTTTCAGTGAGCCAATGGCATCGCTGGCGCGCCAGCATAATGATGCCAATGTGATTTGTCTTGGGGCCAACGTGACCCCGCCCGAACTAGCCAAAAAAATCGTGGACGCCTTTCGCAGCGCGCATTTCGAAGGCGGCCGCCACGAACGCCGCGTAAATAAAATGGAAAACATCGCTTCTTATAACGAACTTGGACTCAAAGCCGTTGACCCGGAAATTGCCGACGCCATTGACCTTGAGCTTCATCGCCAGCAGGAAAATATCGAACTCATCGCCAGCGAAAATTTCACCAGTCCGGCGGTGATGGAAGCGCAGGGTTCCGTGCTCACGAATAAGTATGCCGAGGGTTATCCCAAGAAGCGCTGGTACGGCGGTTGCGAAAACGTGGATACGGTCGAGCAGTTGGCGATCAACCGCGCGCGCAAATTGTTTGGCGCCGAACACGCGAACGTCCAGCCGCACTCCGGCAGCGGCGCGAACATGGCGGTTTATTTCGCTTTCCTTAAGCCCGGCGACAAGATGCTTACGATGGATTTGACCCACGGCGGCCATCTGACGCACGGCAACAAGGCGAATTTCTCCGGCAAATTTTTTGAGATCGTTCACTACGGCGTGAACAAAGAAAACGAGCGCATTGATTACGATCAACTTGCGCGGATGGCGCGGGAACATCGGCCCAAAATGATCACCGTTGGCGCGAGCGCGTACCCGCGGATCATTGATTTTGAGCGAATGGGCGCGATTGCGCGCGAAGTTGGCGCGTTGATGCTGGCGGACATCGCGCACATCGCGGGTTTGGTGGCGACGGGGTTGCATCCGAGCCCGATTGAGCACGCGGATTTTGTGACGACCACGACGCACAAGACGTTGCGTGGGCCGCGCGGCGGACTCATCCTGTGCAAGGAGCGTTACGCGAAGGAAATTGATTCGCAGGCATTTCCCGGAATCCAGGGCGGGCCGTTGATGCACGTCATTGCGGCCAAGGCGGTTTGTTTTCACGAAGCGCTGCAACCGGCGTTTCGCAATTACCAGCAGCAGATCGTTCGCAACGCCGCGGCGTTGGCCGAAGGCATGCGGCGCAACAGCTATCGGTTGGTCAGCGGCGGCACGGACAACCACTTGATGCTGGTGGACGTGGGCGCGCGCGGGCTCACTGGCAAGGATTGTCAGATCATACTCGACGAAGCGGGAATCACGGTGAACAAAAACACCATCCCGTTTGAGACGCGCTCGCCATTCCAGGCCAGCGGCATCCGTCTGGGCACGCCCGCGGTGACGACGCGTGGAATGAAGGAGCCGGAGATGGCGGCCATCGCGGACATGATCAGTGAAGTTTTGATGGACATCAAGAATGTTGACACCGTGGCCAAAGTCCGGCAACGTGTCCATGAATTGACTGCAAGATTTCCCTTGCCGTATTGA
- a CDS encoding S41 family peptidase, which produces MMLLRQILFGSAAVMLMAQPLRARVAEDTNATPDYLEVKKLISEHLAGESATDLNRDSVLGLLHELHGRVSLTGGSMPMPDATNATVLSKTVLYDDGVAYLRVGHVGEGLSAQISKALKDLPGTNQLKGVVLDLRFAGGTDYSAAVSAADLFIAKERPLLDWGNGVVQSKTKTDAVTVPLAILVNQETAAAAEALAAILRGDDRAILLGATTAGEAAMSQEYPLKNGQFLRIATSAIKLGGGEAISTKGVKPDIQVNVKPEDERSYYADPYKEIASSSGLIASLIGDSVTTPMSVTNRPVRQHQINEAELMRERRERPGMELDEVAPPMTEKEIENEPRIMRDPVLGRALDLIKGLSLINRAQAP; this is translated from the coding sequence ATGATGTTGTTACGACAAATCCTTTTTGGCTCGGCAGCGGTGATGCTGATGGCACAACCGTTGCGCGCCCGCGTGGCCGAGGACACGAACGCCACGCCTGATTACCTGGAAGTCAAGAAACTCATCAGCGAACATCTCGCGGGTGAAAGCGCCACTGATTTGAATCGCGATTCGGTGCTTGGCCTGTTGCATGAATTACACGGTCGGGTGTCCCTTACTGGCGGCTCCATGCCCATGCCGGATGCCACTAACGCCACGGTGTTGTCCAAGACGGTTTTGTATGACGACGGCGTGGCGTATTTGCGCGTGGGCCATGTGGGCGAGGGATTGTCGGCACAGATTTCCAAAGCGTTGAAAGACTTGCCGGGAACGAACCAGTTGAAAGGTGTGGTGCTGGATTTGCGTTTCGCTGGAGGGACGGATTATTCAGCGGCGGTTTCGGCGGCGGATTTATTTATCGCGAAAGAACGGCCTTTGCTTGATTGGGGTAACGGCGTGGTGCAATCCAAGACCAAGACGGATGCCGTGACGGTTCCGCTCGCCATTCTCGTGAATCAGGAAACGGCTGCTGCGGCTGAAGCGCTCGCGGCAATTTTGCGCGGTGATGACCGGGCAATTTTGCTGGGCGCCACCACAGCCGGTGAAGCGGCCATGAGCCAGGAATATCCTTTGAAGAACGGCCAGTTTTTGCGCATCGCGACTTCGGCGATCAAGTTGGGCGGTGGCGAAGCGATTTCGACCAAGGGCGTCAAACCGGACATTCAAGTGAACGTGAAGCCGGAAGATGAACGGTCCTATTATGCCGATCCCTACAAAGAGATTGCGAGTTCTTCAGGATTGATCGCCAGCCTCATAGGTGATTCCGTGACCACACCTATGTCGGTCACGAACCGTCCGGTACGCCAGCATCAGATCAATGAAGCCGAGTTGATGCGCGAACGCCGGGAACGTCCGGGCATGGAACTGGATGAAGTCGCGCCGCCGATGACCGAGAAGGAAATCGAAAACGAGCCGCGCATCATGCGTGATCCCGTGCTGGGACGCGCGCTGGATTTGATCAAAGGTCTATCACTTATCAATCGGGCGCAGGCCCCCTGA
- a CDS encoding ATP-binding cassette domain-containing protein: MTSSLTCSQICYRYHSSSQWVINHFTHSFSPGIIWVKGASGCGKSTLLRLLAGYLEPQAGEIVVPNGGRPTQPDFQRCKVGYVFQQLNLLPLANVSRNLELAGSLAGLSRKEIRENSERWLGRLGLEPFARRLPQTLSGGQQQRAAIARALVKSPTVLLLDEPTSGLDDLNTQVIAGALREFVQGDRICVVSSHDHRLQPLAHEILDFNRFLPLERHLLALV; encoded by the coding sequence ATGACTTCCTCTTTGACGTGTTCGCAGATTTGTTATCGTTATCATTCATCCTCTCAATGGGTGATCAATCATTTTACTCACTCATTTTCACCGGGAATCATTTGGGTCAAGGGCGCTTCGGGCTGTGGCAAATCCACCTTGTTAAGACTTCTCGCGGGTTATCTGGAACCGCAAGCCGGAGAGATCGTGGTTCCAAATGGCGGACGGCCAACCCAGCCGGATTTTCAACGGTGCAAGGTCGGCTACGTCTTTCAACAATTAAATCTCCTGCCGCTGGCAAACGTCAGCCGCAACCTGGAATTGGCGGGAAGCCTGGCCGGACTTTCCCGAAAGGAGATCCGCGAGAACTCAGAACGCTGGCTCGGACGGCTGGGGCTGGAACCATTTGCCCGGCGGTTGCCGCAAACCCTTTCCGGCGGACAACAACAACGCGCGGCCATCGCGAGAGCATTGGTGAAATCGCCCACTGTGCTTCTGCTGGACGAACCCACCTCAGGCCTCGATGACCTCAACACCCAGGTCATAGCCGGGGCGCTGAGGGAATTCGTGCAAGGCGATCGCATTTGTGTGGTCAGTTCGCATGACCACCGTTTGCAACCATTGGCCCATGAAATCCTTGATTTTAATCGTTTCCTACCTTTGGAAAGACACCTGCTCGCGCTGGTTTGA
- a CDS encoding DUF2846 domain-containing protein, whose protein sequence is MKNIRLVLLLLATVILVAGCAGGPQYSALHSTEGPIPPGDGRIYVYRKAVLGAAVQPAVKVNDETVGNAVPQGYFFIDRPAGNYKISTTTEVTRSASLVLEPGQERYVRLNMAMGFFVGHVWPELIENEKAEKDIKDCHFTGKTGSLP, encoded by the coding sequence ATGAAAAATATTCGATTAGTCCTGCTATTGCTGGCGACCGTAATTCTTGTCGCGGGTTGTGCCGGCGGTCCCCAATACAGCGCACTGCACAGTACCGAAGGGCCCATTCCACCTGGTGATGGGCGTATTTATGTTTACCGGAAAGCTGTGTTGGGCGCGGCAGTTCAACCGGCGGTCAAGGTGAACGATGAAACCGTGGGGAATGCCGTGCCCCAGGGATATTTCTTCATAGACCGCCCGGCGGGCAATTACAAGATCAGCACCACCACGGAAGTAACCCGCAGCGCCAGCCTGGTATTGGAACCCGGCCAGGAACGCTATGTGCGGCTCAATATGGCGATGGGATTTTTTGTGGGGCACGTATGGCCGGAATTGATTGAGAATGAAAAAGCCGAGAAGGACATCAAGGACTGCCACTTCACTGGGAAAACCGGTTCATTACCGTAA
- a CDS encoding outer membrane beta-barrel protein, which yields MKKNLLNPPLFIALLAGIAVIPTALQAGQTGSYFNADAGVSLVEDITTSVGGVTGKIKFNPGARFSMAGGYTFYSSATLSLSGEIETGLIYNSLDSASAGGASASLSGSYYQVPILGNAVLTLFPDSHWNPYVGVGGGMVYSSLSVDSVGGFSLGASSSEVDPAVQVMAGLRYKLGERSEIGVGYKYLATFPDGISHVGTHSLSASYTLHF from the coding sequence ATGAAGAAAAACTTACTCAATCCGCCCTTGTTTATTGCATTGCTCGCGGGCATTGCGGTCATTCCGACCGCGCTCCAGGCCGGGCAAACCGGGTCTTATTTCAATGCCGATGCCGGCGTTTCCCTCGTGGAAGACATCACGACCAGCGTGGGCGGCGTCACCGGCAAAATCAAATTCAATCCCGGCGCGCGGTTTAGCATGGCCGGCGGCTACACATTTTACTCCTCGGCCACTTTAAGCCTGAGCGGTGAGATTGAAACGGGCTTGATTTATAATTCGCTGGATTCCGCTTCCGCTGGTGGCGCGTCCGCCTCGTTGTCTGGTTCGTACTATCAAGTTCCAATCCTTGGAAATGCCGTGCTGACGCTCTTTCCCGACTCGCATTGGAATCCGTATGTCGGGGTAGGTGGCGGCATGGTTTACAGCAGCCTGTCCGTGGATTCGGTTGGCGGCTTCTCCCTGGGCGCGAGCAGCAGCGAGGTTGATCCTGCGGTTCAAGTCATGGCGGGCTTGCGCTACAAGTTGGGTGAGCGCAGTGAAATCGGGGTGGGATACAAGTACCTTGCCACCTTCCCGGACGGTATCAGCCACGTCGGCACGCACTCCCTGTCGGCGTCTTATACGTTGCATTTTTAA